A genome region from Acidimicrobiales bacterium includes the following:
- a CDS encoding PLP-dependent aspartate aminotransferase family protein — MNEPDEGEHHIETRAVRAGRDERSLAPPLWATSTFETESLDEGLRMATSPRATTFYGRHGNPTVAAFEEAVCALEGAEAAQAFASGMGAISSIVLAMCSSGDHVVAQRQLYSATSMLFQMVCPRFGIDVTFVDGTDATAIVEAVEPGRTVMVFVETPANPVMQLVDLDVVGAIKGPVTVVDSTFAGPMVQRPLDHGVDLVVHSATKGLSGHNDATLGVAAGSADLINWIWSYHTIHGAVASPFDALNGLRGIRTLGVRVRQQCQSAERLADLLEEHPLVSRVNYPGLDSHPQRDLAKRQMSLGGTVLSFDIVGGWEAGRRFAEAMRLAHLATSLGGPDTLVTHPASTTAAGLTPEEREGMGIGDGLVRLSLGLEHVDDIIADVLQALAVAAAGA; from the coding sequence GTGAACGAGCCCGACGAAGGGGAGCACCACATCGAGACCCGTGCGGTTCGGGCCGGTCGCGACGAACGCTCGCTGGCGCCGCCGCTGTGGGCCACGAGCACCTTCGAGACCGAGTCGCTCGACGAGGGGCTCCGCATGGCCACCTCGCCTCGCGCCACCACCTTCTACGGCCGCCACGGCAACCCCACCGTTGCCGCCTTCGAGGAGGCGGTGTGCGCGCTGGAGGGCGCCGAGGCAGCCCAGGCGTTCGCCTCCGGCATGGGCGCGATCTCCTCGATCGTCCTGGCGATGTGCTCCTCGGGTGATCACGTCGTGGCGCAGCGCCAGCTCTACTCCGCCACCTCGATGCTGTTCCAGATGGTCTGCCCCCGCTTCGGCATCGACGTCACCTTCGTCGATGGCACCGACGCAACCGCGATCGTCGAGGCTGTGGAGCCTGGCCGCACCGTCATGGTGTTCGTGGAGACACCGGCAAACCCGGTGATGCAGCTCGTCGACCTCGACGTCGTGGGGGCCATCAAGGGGCCGGTCACGGTGGTGGACTCGACCTTCGCCGGGCCGATGGTGCAGCGCCCCCTGGACCACGGCGTCGACCTGGTGGTCCACTCGGCCACCAAGGGCCTCTCGGGGCACAACGACGCCACCCTCGGCGTGGCGGCCGGCAGCGCCGACCTCATCAACTGGATCTGGAGCTACCACACGATCCACGGCGCGGTGGCGTCCCCCTTCGACGCCCTCAACGGGCTCCGGGGGATCCGCACCCTGGGCGTGCGGGTCCGCCAGCAGTGCCAGTCGGCCGAGCGCCTGGCCGACCTGCTCGAGGAGCACCCCCTCGTGAGCCGGGTCAACTACCCGGGTCTCGACTCGCACCCCCAGCGCGACCTCGCCAAGCGCCAGATGTCCCTCGGCGGCACCGTGCTCAGCTTCGACATCGTCGGTGGCTGGGAGGCAGGCCGCCGCTTCGCCGAGGCGATGCGCCTCGCCCACCTCGCCACCTCGCTGGGCGGTCCGGACACGCTCGTGACCCATCCCGCCTCCACCACCGCAGCCGGCCTCACCCCGGAGGAGCGCGAGGGGATGGGCATCGGTGACGGTCTGGTCCGCCTGTCGCTCGGCCTCGAGCACGTCGACGACATCATTGCCGACGTCCTCCAGGCCCTTGCCGTGGCGGCCGCCGGCGCCTGA
- a CDS encoding LCP family protein codes for MDGRRAGRRRLMARRVLCAALVLVVGLAGLVGADIQRDRQAAGLVLHKVTPAGRATYETGGPEGPVFILAVGSDERPGLSGRRADGLHVVGLNAAEGRATILNLPRDTWVQIPGRSAGRINEALNGGPGLQARTVEALTGIPISYVLTTTFVGLEAMVDAIGGVEVDVAVDHNDGNSGANFRPGRHLLSGHQALAFTRNRHIPGGDVSRTANQGQFIIHALEALQARGTSPTHVIDHLDLLFRNVRTEGVSPVELYRLGRAALAIQPGAVRNFTMPARLGFVGSSSVVFAGPGAPAVFADMADDAILQAH; via the coding sequence ATGGACGGCCGTCGAGCCGGACGGCGACGACTGATGGCGCGCCGGGTGCTCTGCGCCGCGCTGGTGCTCGTGGTCGGACTCGCCGGTCTGGTCGGAGCCGACATCCAGCGCGACCGCCAGGCCGCCGGTCTGGTGCTCCACAAGGTGACGCCCGCGGGGAGGGCAACCTACGAGACCGGTGGTCCCGAGGGCCCGGTGTTCATCTTGGCGGTGGGGAGCGACGAGCGGCCCGGGTTGTCCGGGCGACGGGCCGACGGCCTCCACGTCGTCGGGCTGAACGCCGCCGAGGGTCGGGCCACCATCTTGAACCTGCCTCGGGATACCTGGGTCCAGATCCCGGGTCGATCGGCCGGGCGCATCAACGAGGCGCTCAACGGGGGCCCCGGGCTGCAGGCGCGGACCGTCGAGGCGCTCACCGGGATCCCAATCTCCTATGTGCTCACCACGACCTTCGTGGGCCTCGAGGCCATGGTCGACGCCATCGGGGGGGTGGAGGTCGACGTCGCCGTCGACCACAACGACGGCAACTCTGGTGCCAACTTCCGCCCTGGTCGGCACCTGCTGAGCGGCCACCAGGCGCTCGCCTTCACCCGCAACCGCCACATCCCCGGCGGCGACGTCTCCCGGACCGCCAACCAGGGCCAGTTCATCATCCACGCCCTCGAGGCCCTCCAGGCGCGGGGGACGTCACCCACCCATGTGATCGACCACCTCGACCTCCTGTTCCGCAACGTCCGGACCGAGGGCGTCAGCCCCGTCGAGCTGTACCGACTCGGCCGCGCCGCCCTCGCAATCCAGCCTGGTGCCGTGCGCAACTTCACGATGCCCGCCCGGCTCGGCTTCGTCGGCTCTTCGTCGGTGGTCTTCGCCGGGCCCGGCGCCCCCGCCGTGTTCGCCGACATGGCCGACGACGCCATCCTCCAGGCCCACTGA
- a CDS encoding MFS transporter, which translates to MPSPPPSPVAASPRTGLWLLYAATLANFTAFGMYFSAIQLFVEDELAASKGSVGLAVGAFSISALLCRPWVGRSIDARGRRPFLLGALAILTVSSLGFLAADDVVTIVVLRLVQGVSGGTFYTTAAAVATDLAPLEHRAAAIARFSLFLYGGFATGPALAEWLAGNLGFPSVWLTAAGLGAVGAVCIWLLPESGSAAMARRAELGRAARRLLHPAAVGPGLVLMTTGMGYASVTGFSSLYAREVGLDSGGAVYATFAVTILAVRLVSGRLADTYGRTAVALPGMGLAAGGLGLLALVQQPATTFLGVAIFGAGFSLIFPALMAFTVDRVEDHERGEALGSFTAFMDIGTGGGAYLIGLIADRAGFGAAYGTPALLCLAGALLLVHVARTTPAAGSIATSG; encoded by the coding sequence GTGCCGTCGCCGCCCCCTTCCCCCGTCGCCGCCTCCCCCCGCACCGGCCTCTGGCTGCTCTACGCCGCCACCCTGGCCAACTTCACCGCCTTCGGCATGTACTTCTCGGCCATCCAGCTCTTCGTGGAGGACGAGCTGGCGGCGAGCAAGGGCTCGGTGGGCCTCGCCGTGGGCGCCTTCTCCATCAGCGCCCTGCTCTGCCGTCCATGGGTCGGGCGCTCGATCGATGCCCGGGGCCGCCGGCCCTTCCTCCTCGGCGCCCTCGCCATCCTGACGGTCTCGTCGCTCGGCTTCCTGGCGGCCGACGATGTGGTGACCATCGTCGTCCTCCGGCTGGTCCAGGGCGTCTCGGGCGGCACCTTCTACACGACCGCCGCCGCGGTGGCGACCGACCTCGCGCCCCTGGAGCACCGGGCTGCGGCCATCGCCCGCTTCTCGCTGTTCCTCTACGGCGGCTTCGCCACCGGGCCGGCGCTGGCCGAGTGGCTGGCCGGCAACCTCGGCTTCCCCTCGGTGTGGCTCACCGCCGCCGGCCTGGGCGCCGTCGGAGCGGTCTGCATCTGGCTGCTGCCCGAGAGCGGCAGCGCCGCCATGGCCAGGCGAGCCGAGCTCGGCAGGGCGGCACGGCGGCTGCTGCACCCCGCGGCCGTGGGCCCCGGCCTGGTGCTGATGACGACGGGGATGGGCTACGCATCGGTCACGGGGTTCTCCAGCCTCTACGCCCGGGAGGTCGGCCTCGACTCCGGCGGCGCTGTCTACGCCACCTTCGCCGTCACCATCCTTGCCGTGCGCCTCGTGTCGGGCCGGCTGGCCGACACCTACGGCCGCACGGCGGTTGCCCTGCCCGGGATGGGGCTGGCCGCCGGAGGGCTCGGTCTCCTCGCCCTCGTGCAGCAGCCGGCGACCACCTTCCTCGGGGTGGCCATCTTCGGGGCGGGGTTCTCCCTGATCTTCCCGGCCCTCATGGCCTTCACCGTCGACCGGGTGGAGGACCACGAGCGTGGCGAGGCCCTCGGATCGTTCACCGCCTTCATGGACATCGGGACGGGAGGTGGCGCCTACCTGATCGGCCTGATCGCCGACCGGGCCGGCTTCGGTGCCGCCTACGGCACCCCGGCTCTCCTCTGCCTTGCCGGGGCGCTCCTCCTCGTGCACGTTGCCCGCACCACACCGGCCGCCGGCAGCATCGCCACTTCCGGTTAG
- a CDS encoding wax ester/triacylglycerol synthase family O-acyltransferase, which translates to MQRLTGMDATFLYMETPTAPMHVAGTYVYDPSTTPGFDYDTIRDEIERRLHLLPPYRRRLVEIPFQLHHPLWIEDPDFDLDYHLHRIAVPAPGGQKELNELAADIHSRPLDRTRPLWEFWIVEGLEDGHVAVVAKTHHCAIDGASGVDITVNLLDLEPEPQEIAPPEKPWAPDRIPSDPELVGWALSSLARQPISAIKAVRRTVEAGLNIRSRNRKPDAKAPPAPFSAPRTSINEAITARRTFGTADISLDDIKTIRKGLGGTVNDVILALCAGTLRNYFDRQGEEPEKALVAMCPISIRTEDQKDTMGNQVSSMLVSLATDIDDPVERLRTISAGTGNAKDQAGAIGADTLANWAEFAAPAVAARAARLYSRMKVANRHRPIFNVTISNVPGPQVPIYMNGAKLVRWYPMGPIADGSGLNITVMSYLGTVHFGLVACADTVHDVQSIADGIHDALKDLLVAAESA; encoded by the coding sequence GTGCAACGACTCACCGGAATGGACGCCACCTTCCTGTACATGGAGACGCCGACCGCGCCCATGCACGTGGCCGGGACCTATGTCTACGACCCGAGCACCACGCCAGGCTTCGACTACGACACCATCCGCGACGAGATCGAGCGACGGCTGCACCTCCTGCCGCCCTACCGCCGTCGCCTCGTCGAGATCCCCTTCCAGCTCCACCACCCGCTGTGGATCGAGGATCCCGACTTCGACCTCGACTACCACCTGCACCGCATCGCCGTGCCCGCCCCCGGGGGGCAGAAGGAGCTGAACGAGCTCGCCGCCGACATCCACTCCCGTCCCCTCGACCGCACGCGCCCCCTGTGGGAGTTCTGGATCGTGGAGGGCCTCGAGGACGGTCACGTGGCAGTGGTGGCCAAGACCCACCACTGCGCCATCGACGGCGCATCGGGTGTCGACATCACGGTGAACCTCCTCGACCTCGAGCCGGAGCCCCAGGAGATCGCGCCGCCAGAGAAGCCGTGGGCGCCCGACCGGATCCCGAGCGACCCCGAGCTGGTCGGCTGGGCGCTGAGCTCACTGGCCCGTCAGCCGATCTCGGCGATCAAGGCGGTCCGGCGCACCGTCGAGGCCGGCCTCAACATCCGCAGCCGCAACCGCAAGCCCGACGCCAAGGCGCCGCCGGCACCGTTCAGCGCGCCCCGCACCTCGATCAACGAGGCGATCACCGCGAGGCGGACCTTCGGCACGGCCGACATCTCCCTCGACGACATCAAGACCATCCGCAAGGGCCTCGGCGGCACGGTCAACGACGTGATCCTGGCCCTGTGCGCGGGCACCCTGCGCAACTACTTCGACCGCCAGGGCGAGGAGCCCGAAAAGGCGCTGGTCGCCATGTGCCCCATCTCCATCCGCACGGAGGACCAGAAGGACACCATGGGCAACCAGGTGTCGAGCATGCTCGTGTCGCTGGCCACCGACATCGACGACCCGGTCGAGCGGCTCCGGACGATCTCGGCGGGGACGGGCAACGCCAAGGACCAGGCTGGTGCCATCGGTGCCGACACCCTGGCGAACTGGGCGGAGTTCGCGGCCCCCGCGGTCGCTGCCCGCGCCGCCCGGCTGTACTCGCGCATGAAGGTGGCCAACCGCCACCGGCCCATCTTCAACGTCACCATCTCCAACGTCCCCGGCCCGCAGGTGCCGATCTACATGAACGGCGCCAAGCTCGTCCGCTGGTACCCGATGGGGCCCATCGCCGACGGCAGCGGGCTCAACATCACGGTGATGAGCTACCTCGGCACGGTGCACTTCGGCCTCGTGGCGTGCGCCGACACCGTCCACGACGTGCAGTCGATCGCCGACGGGATCCACGACGCCCTCAAGGACCTGCTGGTTGCAGCGGAGTCCGCGTAG
- a CDS encoding tyrosine-type recombinase/integrase produces the protein MRGSLEKRGRSSWRVRVYIGADPVTGTKRTVSRTVVGSKRDAEDVLNRLLLEAGDGRHLASGLTVGDLLDQWWPMKRPTLSPTTARDWDSCLRLHVRPHVEGMPLHKFRAMDMDRYKRLGEAGVGPQRVRRVHTILSTALGQAVRWEMIAANPALSASPPEVRERQVQPPSPAVVAAFYEGLEADDADLAMFVWLASFTGARRGELCALRWADIDLLDGSLLISRALVDGGGTLVEKDTKTHQSRRIALGHETVAKLVTYHDVAIERAAACGTSLRDEAFVFTNAVDGATPWWPDSVTHRFIRARRQADLPEGLRLHDLRHFLATRMISSGIDVRTVSGRLGHRRTSTTTDRYAAFVPAADRAAAAAFEEAFLA, from the coding sequence ATGCGAGGCAGCCTGGAGAAGCGGGGCAGGAGCTCCTGGCGGGTGCGCGTCTACATCGGCGCGGACCCGGTCACGGGGACCAAGCGGACCGTGTCGCGAACAGTCGTTGGGTCGAAGCGTGATGCAGAGGACGTCCTCAACCGGCTGCTGCTCGAGGCTGGCGACGGGCGGCACCTGGCTTCGGGTCTGACCGTCGGCGACCTCCTCGACCAGTGGTGGCCCATGAAGCGGCCGACCCTGAGCCCGACGACCGCACGAGACTGGGACTCGTGCCTCCGGCTCCACGTGCGCCCGCACGTCGAGGGCATGCCGTTGCACAAGTTCCGGGCGATGGACATGGACCGCTACAAGCGGTTGGGCGAGGCCGGCGTGGGCCCGCAACGCGTCCGCCGGGTCCACACGATCTTGTCCACGGCCCTCGGCCAGGCGGTCCGGTGGGAGATGATCGCCGCCAACCCAGCGCTGTCTGCGAGTCCGCCCGAAGTGAGGGAGCGCCAGGTGCAACCTCCGTCGCCTGCCGTGGTAGCCGCGTTCTACGAGGGCCTCGAAGCCGATGACGCCGACCTCGCGATGTTCGTCTGGCTGGCCAGCTTCACCGGCGCCCGTCGAGGTGAGCTCTGCGCCCTCCGGTGGGCCGACATCGACCTGCTCGACGGGTCGTTGCTCATCTCCCGTGCGCTCGTCGATGGCGGTGGCACGCTCGTCGAGAAGGACACCAAGACCCACCAGTCCCGGCGCATCGCCCTCGGGCACGAGACCGTCGCCAAGCTCGTCACCTACCACGATGTCGCCATCGAGCGTGCCGCTGCGTGCGGTACCTCGTTGCGTGACGAGGCCTTCGTCTTCACCAACGCCGTCGACGGTGCAACGCCCTGGTGGCCCGACTCCGTCACCCATCGGTTCATCCGCGCTCGCCGTCAGGCCGACTTGCCGGAAGGTCTCCGGCTCCACGACCTCAGACACTTCTTGGCGACCCGAATGATCTCGTCTGGCATCGACGTCCGGACCGTCTCGGGCCGGCTCGGTCACCGTCGGACCTCGACGACCACCGATCGTTACGCCGCCTTCGTGCCTGCCGCCGACCGTGCGGCAGCCGCTGCGTTCGAGGAGGCGTTCCTCGCGTAG